From the Hevea brasiliensis isolate MT/VB/25A 57/8 chromosome 13, ASM3005281v1, whole genome shotgun sequence genome, the window ATAAGTAGCTTCCTGTATGGGTTGTAGTATTCTTATATATATGTAATGCAAGGCATTTCCTAAATCACTGAGGGTTTAATTATTGTTTAAGCTGGAACAAATAATATTGACTAAGTGCTAACAGTCTACTGTGACTAATGTGGACTTTTCATCTGTTTGCTATATCATTCTGCAGGTGCCCCTTTCAAGGAGGCAATGCTTATTGTTGGCGGCTGCTGGGTGTTTATCACACTTTTTCCTAGATCACTTGTTTGAGGTAAAATTCTGAAATTTATATGCTGTGCTGCCAagtgataatattaataaaatttgatcAGTAAGCTAACTGTTTTCCTCTAATAATTTTGGGAGAAGGAAGGAAGTAATTTCTACGTTGCTGATGCATTTTTGGCCCTTTAGTAATATATAGTGAAATATCTTACTGATAACTGGCTTTTCTTTTCACCCTTCTTTGTGCCTTTGGTTgccatacttttttttttttaattacttgtgcttttttttaattgatttttcaaCTTGCCATCAAAATGTGAAGGAAAATGGACATTCATCAGTGTATACCTGGATATTGAGCACTGGTTGGTGGAAGAATCAAGCACCCATCAATCCAGATGCTGTCGTTGTGGTTGGCTTCCTATGCACTTGCTTAATTGGAGGCTTTATTTACATCAACAGGTCTATATTTTTTTTGGAACCTTGCATGCTTATTTTCATTTGGCTTTATTCTAATGTGGGAGTGCTCCTTCACATATTGTATATTGCTCAAAATTTTTGGCATGCAGGGTAAAATCCTTAAAGTTCACTAGAAAGGAATCGCACCAATCATTGAAACTTATTATGATCATAGCAAGCCTCTATTGCTTGTGGTGTGCGAGCCAAATATACTGGGTAAATCCTCGTAGGCCAGCAGTTGGTGAAGAGGCTGATCTTGGAGTGCTTGTATTTCTTGCTACTTATTTATTTCTTCCTCATTGTTTGTGCTTTATTTCCATGAATCCTAAAGATCATGACACACAGCAACTTCCATTATAGCATAAACATAATCACATAGGTAAGTTGGGACAAAACAAGTTCTGCAATTTCCATTCAATTTCTACAATCCTGCATACACACATTTTGAGTTATATTGTCTGCTAGAATTGGTCTCTCTTTATTATTAGGTATTTCATTTATTAAATATGTATAATATTATTCCTCTTATTTTGCGTGTGAAATGATACCAGTCAAGGAAATGAAATTCTAGTTTTGATGGTTTTTTTTCTTCTGTGTAGAAGTGGAAAATCTCCTTGGCTACGTTTGGCAAGACATGATCATAGTTGTATTTCAATTGCAATTACATTACTTGTCTTGTTACGTTGTTTGGTTTCAAAAAGAGAATTTATTGTAATGCAATGCCAATTAGATCATGTAATTTTTGTTACTTTAACTAATGTATTTTATGTATTCATTTAAGTGTTATTTGAACTCATTTAGAAACTAATTTCAATTATATTTTCAAATTTTGCATGCCAAACTCCATCAATGAACCAAAAACTGAGGCGTTTTTGTAGAGACCTCGAAGGCTGGATTTTGTTTGTGTTATTGTTGAGTAGCTCCAGATGAAACTCCAGTTCACTAACAGATAGGGTGGGCCTCGTGAGACGACCGGATATATTTGATTTATTTGTATAAGAACCGAGGGTAGTATTGTGTTCAATGTCTTGATTTGAGACTTTGCTTTGTCGAATATAAAATTGTGATAATTATAGCAAAGGCTCCAAATTTATTGGTATTCTTTGACAGATTGTTACGGGCAAGactccgaaaaaaaaaaaaaaaagaaaaagaaactttgCTATTGCTGTGGTTGTTCGCATTCCTTTTGTTAAGAAGATTTTGGAACTGCTTCATAGTTTaatgaaaataaagaaactaGCTATGGCCGGATCTCATCCTCTAGTCAATCAGATTTTGGAGCCAAACATCTTCTTCTTTGCAAAAGACGGCATGCAGAAGGCAGCAGTATGGACCTGCAATGGCAACAGAAAACAAAGGATTAATTAAGATCCTCTTTAATCAAAACACCAGGGAACCAAAAACATCTGCATTTTCAGAAGGCAAAACCTCTGAGTTATAAAATAGGGGAGGTCCTTTGGCTACACCATAATTCTCAGGATTCAATGGATTTACAGGGTGTATGAAGTCGACCGGTGGACCCTCGGTGGAGCAAAGCATGAAACCAATCATCCCACTGAAATGAAACGCTACTCAGTAATTAATCACCTCCACGATATAATGATAAGCagatagaaaagaaaagacataaaaaaaaaatcaagaggCACGCCTGGCATATGCAGGAGTTGTGCACCAGGCGTAGCTAACAGAGCCTTTGAATGCCTCGCGGCATTTTGCTATGCAATCTGAAAGTGAAAATTCTGTGTGCCAC encodes:
- the LOC110650563 gene encoding uncharacterized protein LOC110650563 isoform X1, which gives rise to MPGPGPHLMYAMGSGLALTTLTNGRFTPHHTLTYTINAFFGPDIGSFSEWLGSNLGPSAQLFGSALADYIHDPFYYVLILGLPLCVLYSWLSKILLQRKILDSVSGVPLSRRQCLLLAAAGCLSHFFLDHLFEENGHSSVYTWILSTGWWKNQAPINPDAVVVVGFLCTCLIGGFIYINRVKSLKFTRKESHQSLKLIMIIASLYCLWCASQIYWVNPRRPAVGEEADLGVLVFLATYLFLPHCLCFISMNPKDHDTQQLPL
- the LOC110650563 gene encoding uncharacterized protein LOC110650563 isoform X2; protein product: MPGPGPHLMYAMGSGLALTTLTNGRFTPHHTLTYTINAFFGPDIGSFSEWLGSNLGPSAQLFGSALADYIHDPFYYVLILGLPLCVLYSWLSKILLQRKILDSVSGVPLSRRQCLLLAAAGCLSHFFLDHLFEENGHSSVYTWILSTGWWKNQAPINPDAVVVVGFLCTCLIGGFIYINRVKSLKFTRKESHQSLKLIMIIASLYCLWCASQIYWRPRRLDFVCVIVE
- the LOC110650563 gene encoding uncharacterized protein LOC110650563 isoform X3, translated to MPGPGPHLMYAMGSGLALTTLTNGRFTPHHTLTYTINAFFGPDIGSFSEWLGSNLGPSAQLFGSALADYIHDPFYYVLILGLPLCVLYSWLSKILLQRKILDSVSGVPLSRRQCLLLAAAGCLSHFFLDHLFEENGHSSVYTWILSTGWWKNQAPINPDAVVVVGFLCTCLIGGFIYINRVKSLKFTRKESHQSLKLIMIIASLYCLWCASQIYWKWKISLATFGKT